A genomic region of Maledivibacter sp. contains the following coding sequences:
- a CDS encoding flavodoxin family protein, whose protein sequence is MNIVVLNGSPRSDGNTSALIKQLSKGVELSGKHQIETINVTKKNLLGCLACEGCRKNDGNCVLKDDSSEIITQLVNSDMIIFATPVYWWGVSAQLKIVIDKFYSTMHLNTLKNKKIGVLSVGAGELSNPQYELISQQFVCISQFLDWEILFDESVSAYERNEVLKDEKLLNRFKSLGTNL, encoded by the coding sequence ATGAATATCGTTGTATTAAATGGTAGCCCGAGGTCAGATGGTAACACCTCTGCATTAATAAAACAACTATCAAAAGGAGTTGAATTATCGGGAAAGCATCAAATTGAAACCATCAATGTAACAAAGAAAAACCTACTTGGATGTCTAGCCTGTGAGGGATGTAGAAAAAATGATGGTAACTGTGTTTTAAAGGATGATAGTTCAGAAATTATAACTCAACTTGTAAACTCAGATATGATTATTTTCGCAACTCCTGTATATTGGTGGGGCGTATCTGCACAATTAAAAATCGTAATTGATAAATTTTACAGTACCATGCATCTTAACACATTGAAAAACAAAAAAATCGGCGTATTATCCGTTGGCGCCGGCGAACTTTCAAATCCTCAATATGAATTGATCTCTCAACAATTTGTCTGTATATCTCAGTTTTTAGATTGGGAAATACTATTTGATGAATCCGTTTCAGCATATGAGCGTAACGAAGTACTTAAGGATGA